A window of Paenibacillus polygoni contains these coding sequences:
- a CDS encoding ABC transporter permease, translating to MEEIVVGTKPHSPKKKLKNKRLTWQTIKEQKQLIFMSVPLLAYIITFAYVPIWGWTMAFQDYKPARSFSDQTWVGFKHFKFLFTDDNFLRVLRNTLGMSIINLILGFVTAIILALLLNEIKKVLWKRTVQTISYLPHFLSWIIVTGIVATSLASDGIVNDILMKLHLIDQPILWLTEGKYFWGVVAGSHVWKEVGWNTIIYLAAISSIDPALYEASDIDGANRYQKMWNITLPGIKPTIVILLIMSIGHILEAGFEVQYLLGNGLVVDWSETIDIFVLKYGIAQGNYSLATAGGIFKSVVSITMLLFANWTAKRLGEERLL from the coding sequence AAAATAAGCGGCTGACCTGGCAAACGATTAAAGAACAGAAACAGCTTATATTCATGTCTGTTCCTCTGTTAGCATATATCATCACTTTTGCATATGTACCAATCTGGGGTTGGACGATGGCTTTTCAGGATTACAAACCTGCACGAAGCTTCTCGGATCAAACTTGGGTGGGATTTAAACATTTTAAATTTTTGTTCACAGATGACAACTTTCTACGCGTACTTAGAAATACGCTAGGAATGAGTATTATTAACTTAATACTAGGATTTGTAACTGCCATTATCTTGGCGCTTCTGCTTAATGAGATCAAAAAGGTACTATGGAAGCGGACGGTACAGACCATTTCCTATCTGCCTCACTTTTTATCTTGGATTATCGTTACCGGCATCGTGGCAACGTCGCTTGCTTCCGATGGGATTGTCAATGATATTTTAATGAAATTGCATCTAATCGATCAGCCGATCCTGTGGCTGACTGAAGGAAAGTATTTCTGGGGAGTCGTTGCAGGCTCACATGTTTGGAAAGAAGTAGGATGGAATACAATCATTTATTTGGCAGCTATTTCCTCCATTGATCCGGCGCTGTATGAAGCATCTGATATCGATGGAGCTAACCGCTATCAAAAAATGTGGAATATTACTTTGCCAGGAATTAAGCCTACGATTGTTATCCTGCTGATTATGTCTATCGGACATATTCTAGAAGCGGGATTCGAGGTTCAATATTTGCTTGGTAACGGACTTGTAGTGGATTGGTCAGAAACGATTGATATCTTCGTGCTTAAATACGGGATTGCACAAGGCAACTATTCACTGGCTACTGCAGGCGGAATCTTTAAGTCTGTGGTCAGTATTACCATGTTGCTCTTTGCGAATTGGACGGCCAAGCGGCTTGGGGAAGAGAGGCTGTTATGA